From Halichondria panicea chromosome 12, odHalPani1.1, whole genome shotgun sequence, a single genomic window includes:
- the LOC135344940 gene encoding F-actin-uncapping protein LRRC16A-like: MTESSPPKDLDIFGKELGLTSAERSVLVGAGEIFLRKVLQVDTFSKKGDPTEPKTLVITNSRCYILSHRPAVKLEISFNFLKIQLLECTESKLTFQLPGEKPREFHSTRRDSVEIIGLITAQLKNVFPITQLEMVLKLTFDPDSLRSEVTSLRDSLLSAMDRSDASSLQGFITSYAFLSDFFGVSFSSEVVWYLKNVYLAHGFRDLNLSDFNHLSTRDLLPVLSTLRHNEFFEGIIVRNDRLPAELVEELCYVINVSRAIKKIVLRNASLRPENLVRMSVALKNNPRSAIVHLDLSDNNFDDKSIESLGSALDNLPHGLQHIVLANCKISNRGGSMLAQSLKQNKHMEYSLVHFDLSSNPLGPDPLGALAFIQEPQTISHLNLSGCGLTLDSVVQVLIRGCQQHLRTLDLSHNSGKGKKGVLSAGVAAKLQQFCSSCIAISNIDLTDCRLTNEIVSAILEGLSVNPNVTSVNLNVSSNDLGCGHDPGVMAKVISRTQCLHKLDISDCGLDQCLPIIIESVAGNSKLRHVALGRNFSGKQIVRADAMDKLCFLLKKDDCHLSSLSVQDSKLKDLTFALLTAVSDNTSLLKLNISGNQMGNHGARYLAKVLLTNYHLREVSWDHNDTSLCGLQDVISALKHNYTLRVMPLPLADIGRAGKETEKIVQEIQLLLCRNHSDERLKVELAARHRGRLLTATQQSSVVSRELVQLEDLLQWAESAHGTSHDNVKEATQVKSEANNVLKLTDGLYNPQVESDQLQAISTQVKILLESFMDQVYTEHIKATSDRMVEQTLRACPSLLTDEAKTMIRGMVLSSSVSSDFTYAKKAVTKKSAPEVVSHVSAINLDVAANITELIVEQTLVKLDKANLKLMKMHKDARASSATPDTKVSRNFTFRVEQNTPITKKKRARRPDPDDINEEEQVDLPSEPLVAVGPALQHLGKTRPKPARMQRGGKSRPTVKPSPNLNTPTAVQEEGPTEEQQSPPQSKSPLLPPSALTRTPSPQDQPERTNIEAADEKEHSPPPTEAKAPAEDEHLEASTEEKPATPKASPKPSPRPRPPKTDPSKEDDTCTSAEAEPDKLSATSPDESPSTPELPASTSSDPDTAGSSDDKPNEDDKPVIKETSPEPDKTEDTPADSSLPQEPAVPTEAETTKSQEQNLQPSSTDSNTPTLPEKLDSPPIGEMSATPPVEETPTIPFPKEEPKNTETDKHKQPSNPLPVTESTSKLQSLSVSEDDHKQVNQLPPSEPKIILPMSPIASKPPDSASGESSREEVVTPPKMERTPSPNQTVEERSGSADGKKTKERKRHGLSKIFSKKSKPEEKPTPAQEPVVTTSRQSGDWEVLESKPNSESLTVKEKPPATKGKPAVKPKQRPQPTETENTSTVAPEPTPMKRLPGGVQMPNVNMDELANAFGKKKPKVPPPTAEKPAGGSPKPERRTTMDPPAPRPRPKPRTIRKPAENQNVEPATSEPNTDTLDSLV, from the exons ATGACGGAATCAAGCCCTCCCAAGGATCTGGATATCTTTGGAAAAGAGCTAGGACTTACCT CTGCGGAGCGCAGTGTGCTGGTTGGAGCTGGAGAGATATTTTTGAGAAAAGTTTTGCAAGTAGACACATTTTCAAAGAAAGGAGACCCCACTGAGCCCAAGACACTG GTGATCACCAACAGCAGATGCTACATCCTCTCCCATAGACCAGCTGTTAAG CTGGAGATCAGCTTCAACTTTCTCAAGATTCAACTACTAGAATGTACTGAATCAAAG CTTACATTCCAACTTCCGGGTGAGAAACCACGAGAATTCCACTCAACTAGGCGTGACTCAGTGGAGATCATTGGACTAATCACAGCCCAGCTCAAGAATGTGTTTCCTATTACTCAATTAGA GATGGTGTTgaagttgacctttgaccctgacTCACTTCGGTCAGAGGTGACGTCACTACGAGACAGTCTTCTCTCAGCAATGGATCGTAGTGATGCCTCTAGTCTGCAAGGCTTTATCACCTCTTATGCCTTCCTCAGTGACTTCTTTGGTGTGTCCTTCAGCAGTGAAGTAGTTTGG TATTTGAAGAACGTGTACCTGGCTCATGGTTTTCGAGACCTCAATTTGTCTGACTTCAATCACCTCTCCACCAG AGATCTCCTTCCAGTTTTGAGCACGCTCAGGCACAACGAGTTTTTTGAGGGTATTATTGTTAGAAATGACAGACTG CCTGCTGAACTAGTTGAAGAGCTTTGCTATGTAATCAACGTGTCTCGAGCTATTAAGAAGATTGTTCTTCGCAATGCATCTCTTAGACC TGAGAATCTCGTGAGAATGTCTGTTGCTCTGAAGAACAACCCTCGGTCAGCAATAGTTCATTTGGACCTATCTGACAACAACTTTGATGACAAAT CTATTGAGTCACTGGGCAGTGCTTTAGATAACCTCCCACACGGACTCCAACATATTGTGTTAGCCAACTGCAAGATTTCCAACAGAG GTGGATCAATGCTGGCACAGTCGTTGAAACAAAACAAGCACATGGAATACTCCCTTGTGCACTTTGACCTATCTAGCAATCCTCTTGGCCCTGACCCACTGGGTGCCCTGGCCTTTATCCAGGAGCCACAAACTATCTCCCACCTCAACCTCTCTGGGTGTGGCCTAACTCTGGACTCAGTCGTTCAG GTTTTGATCAGAGGTTGTCAACAACATCTTAGAACGCTGGACCTGTCCCACAACAGTGGTAAAGGCAAGAAAGGTGTACTGTCTGCCGGTGTGGCCGCAAAACTGCAACAGTTCTGCAGCTCGTGCATTGCCATCAGTAACATCGACCTAACTGATTGCAGGCTCACCAATGAAATTGTCTC TGCCATACTGGAAGGCCTTTCAGTTAATCCCAATGTGACTTCTGTTAACTTGAACGTATCGTCCAATGACCTGGGTTGCGGCCATGACCCTGGAGTAATGGCCAAAGTTATCTCTCGAACCCAGTGTCTACACAAACTCGATATCTCTGACTGTGGTCTGGATCAGTGTCTGCCAATCATCATAGAGTCCGTTGCTGGAAACAGTAAGCTCAGGCATGTGGCACTTGGCAGGAACTTCAGTGGCAAGCAAAT AGTTCGTGCGGATGCCATGGACAAACTGTGCTTCCTTCTTAAGAAGGACGACTGTCACTTGTCATCGTTGAGTGTGCAGGACTCCAAACTGAAAGACCTTACCTTTGCCCTTCTTACAGCTGTCTCAGACAACACATCATTACTTAAGCTCAACATCAG TGGCAATCAGATGGGTAACCATGGAGCTCGTTACCTTGCAAAGGTCCTACTCACAAACTATCATCTTCGTGAGGTCAGCTGGGACCACAATGATACTTCTCTGTGCGGACTGCAGGACGTCATCTCTGCTCTCAAACA CAACTACACTCTGCGTGTgatgcccctccccctggcAGACATTGGCCGAGCTGGCAAAGAGACTGAAAAAATTGTGCAGGAGATCCAGCTGCTCCTTTGTAGGAATCATTCTGATGAAAGATTAAAGGTCGAGCTCGCAGCCAGACACAGAGGTAGACTGCTTACGGCTACACAGCAGAGT tctgtTGTGAGTCGTGAGCTGGTACAGCTGGAGGACCTTTTGCAGTGGGCAGAATCTGCCCACGGGACCTCCCATGACAATGTAAAGGAGGCCACTCAAGTCAAAAGTGAAGCCAACAACGTCCTCaag CTTACGGATGGACTGTACAACCCTCAAGTTGAGTCTGATCAGTTACAAGCCATCTCAACACAAGTGAAAATCCTACTTGAGTCCTTCATGGATCAAGTCTACACTGAGCATATCAAG GCCACATCGGACCGTATGGTGGAGCAAACCTTGAGAGCATGTCCCTCCCTCCTGACTGATGAAGCTAAAACAATGATACGGGGTATGGTGCTCTCTAGCTCTGTTTCCTCGGACTTCACATACGCCAAAAAAGCTGTAACGAAGAAATCTGCTCCGGAGGTTGTGAGTCATGTCAGTGCTATCAACCTGGATGTGGCTGCCAACATTACGGAGCTGATTGTAGAGCAAACATTGGTGAAGTTGGACAAAGCTAATctcaaactg ATGAAGATGCACAAAGATGCTCGTGCCAGCAGTGCCACTCCTGATACAAAGGTCTCACGAAACTTTACATTCCGTGTGGAACAGAACACTCCCATTACTAAGAAAAAGAGAGCTCGTCGTCCTGACCCTGACGATATTAATGAGGAGGAACAAG TTGATCTTCCCAGCGAGCCTCTAGTGGCCGTGGGTCCTGCTCTCCAACATCTTGGCAAGACTAGACCTAAGCCTGCGCGCATGCAGCGAGGAGGGAAATCACGACCGACTGTCAAACCAAGTCCCAATTTAAACACCCCAACAGCTGTTCAAGAAGAGGGACCCACGGAG gaACAACAGTCTCCTCCACAGTCGAAGTCCCCTCTCCTCCCACCATCAGCATTGACTCGAACCCCTTCTCCACAGGACCAGCCAGAGCGTACTAATATTGAGGCTGCTGATGAAAAAGAACATAGTCCTCCACCTACTGAAGCTAAAGCACCTGCAGAAGATGAACATCTAGAGGCTTCAACAGAGGAAAAACCTGCAACTCCTAAAGCATCCCCAAAACCTTCCCCTCGTCCACGGCCACCTAAGACTGATCCTAGCAAGGAagatgatacatgtacatctgccGAGGCTGAACCAGATAAATTATCTGCAACCTCCCCGGATGAGTCTCCTTCAACACCTGAACTTCCAGCTTCCACTTCCTCCGACCCAGATACTGCTGGTTCATCTGATGACAAACCAAATGAGGATGACAAACCAGTTATCAAAGAAACGTCTCCGGAGCCAGATAAAACAGAGGATACTCCTGCTGATTCATCACTGCCCCAAGAGCCAGCAGTACCAACAGAAGCAGAAACTACAAAATCACAAGAACAAAACTTGCAACCATCCTCCACAGACAGTAATACACCTACACTACCTGAGAAACTTGACAGTCCTCCAATTGGTGAGATGTCTGCTACTCCACCTGTTGAAGAAACTCCGACAATCCCTTTTCCTAAAGAAGAACCCAAAAATACTGAAACGGACAAGCACAAGCAACCTTCAAATCCTCTGCCTGTGACAGAGAGCACTTCAAAGCTACAATCACTGAGTGTGAG tgaagATGATCACAAGCAAGTCAATCAGCTACCACCTTCAGAGCCAAAGATTATCCTTCCAATGAGCCCAATT GCATCCAAGCCTCCTGACAGTGCTTCTGGTGAGTCCTCACGAGAGGAAGTAGTCACTCCCCCCAAAATGGAGAGAACACCAAGCCCAAACCAGACCGTGGAGGAAAGAAgtggctctgctgatggcaagAAAACAAAAGAACGAAAAAG ACATGGGCTCTCAAAAATCTTTAGTAAAAAGTCAAAACCTGAAGAAAAACCCACACCAGCTCAAGAACCAGTAGTGACAACATCTCGTCAAAGTGGAGACTGGGAGGTTTTAGAGAGTAAACCAAACAGTGAGTCTCTAACAGTCAAAGAGAAACCACCTGCTACAAAAGGAAAGCCTGCTGTCAAACCCAAGCAACGACCACAACCTACTGAAACAGAAAATACCTCGACAGTTGCTCCTGAACCAACACCAATGAAGAGGCTGCCTGGTGGAGTGCAAATGCCCAATGTTAACATGGACGAGTTAGCCAATGCATTTGGAAAGAAAAAGCCGAAG GTACCCCCGCCAACAGCGGAGAAACCAGCTGGTGGCTCACCTAAACCAGAGCGCAGGACAACAATGGATCCACCAGCTCCTAGACCACGTCCGAAACCACGCACTATAAGGAAACCTGCTGAAAATCAGA ATGTCGAGCCTGCCACTTCAGAGCCCAATACAGACACCTTAGACTCCTTAGTGTAA
- the LOC135344942 gene encoding CCR4-NOT transcription complex subunit 10-like isoform X3: MDNEIELARLAKEAFDSHRYESCLSSLNKLQEHRRSDGRVAHNRAVAQYLLSNLTLTDGFKKSLLSVNAQFDRDSENSGVEATIADKAVLYFNQALIHMRLHQYKHATFLLEQLFQVHNTLHTDSLAVEVSLLLIEVCLRTNQLEMASKYIEFLESHYFKSSNGGRGEELSGDGGVESYRSKMYLFKACLSVLTGNIKTCKKELKSLTSISGNSSAAQFLKANIEFLRGNFQKSLKVLGSTQKSPMVTESGECLTAFSLNNIGCIHYQLGKYSLAAHYLRKAIEENDAALNGFPPLDKATPLSGRPLAVLGVNCRHILLYNLGIQQLFSGAPMAAFDSLLEVVQVYHANPRLWLRLAEASVSAHTKVSHDLAAGQVMKSGSVQLVVGSGINRKLVVSPLQQTNKKGSSDTHSQSAAMPAPTLEFAAICLRNALFLVSPEIIPSCSTLPGPTLHENSVLGLRCSILSYLSYVSLGLGDPLSALSYATQLLASPTQPKCLEFLGHIYSAEALVLLDRIPEALHHLNPENNLSDNTFTITSSAGGLASIPGRTSSEDGSRLHRMCLLRF; the protein is encoded by the exons ATGGACAATGAAATTGAGCTGGCTAGATTGGCTAAAGAGGCGTTCGATAGCCACCGGTATGAAAGTTGCCTGTCCTCTCTAAACAAGCTACAGGAGCACCGCAGAAGTGATGGGCGTGTAGCTCACAATAGAGCAGTTGCACAGTACCTTTTGTCCAACCTAACTCTAACAGATGGCTTTAAAAAGTCTCTGCTGTCAGTCAATGCACAG TTTGACCGTGATAGCGAGAACAGTGGTGTGGAAGCTACCATTGCTGACAAGGCAGTGCTCTACTTCAACCAGGCGCTGATCCACATGAGGCTGCATCAGTACAAGCATGCCACATTCCTCTTAGAGCAGCTTTTCCAGGTTCACAATACCTTGCACA CGGACTCCTTGGCAGTGGAAGTAAGTCTACTGCTCATCGAGGTATGTCTCCGTACCAACCAATTGGAGATGGCTAGCAAGTACATCGAATTCCTTGAGAGCCATTACTTCAAGAGTAGCAATGGGGGACGAGGGGAGGAGCTATCTGGAGATGGTGGAGTAGAGAGTTATCGCTCCAAGATGTACCTGTTCAAGGCATGTCTCAGCGTGCTTACCGGAAACATCAAGACTTGTAAAAAAGAGCTGAAGAGTTTGACAAGTATTTCTGGGAAT AGCTCTGCTGCTCAGTTTCTGAAGGCTAACATTGAGTTTCTGAGGGGAAATTTCCAGAAATCATTAAAGGTTCTCGGCTCCACACAAAAGTCTCCCATGGTTACAGAGTCTGGAGAGTGTCTCACAGCATTCAGCTTGAACAACATTGGCTGTATCCACTATCAGTTGGGTAAATACAGCCTGGCGGCACACTACCTCAGGAAGGCCATAGAGGAGAATGATGCTGCTCTCAATGGATTCCCTCCTCTGGATAAAG CCACCCCTCTCTCTGGTCGTCCCCTTGCTGTGTTGGGGGTTAACTGTCGACACATTCTGCTGTACAACTTGGGCATCCAGCAACTGTTTAGTGGCGCCCCCATGGCTGCCTTTGACTCTCTCCTGGAGGTGGTACAGGTGTACCATGCAAATCCACGGCTCTGGCTTCGACTGGCTGAGGCCTCTGTGTctgcacacacaaaa GTGTCCCATGATTTAGCCGCAGGTCAGGTGATGAAAAGTGGTTCTGTGCAGCTGGTGGTAGGCTCTGGCATCAATCGCAAATTGGTAGTTTCTCCTCTGCAGCAGACTAACAAGAAAGGAAG CTCTGACACCCACTCCCAGTCTGCTGCGATGCCAGCTCCTACTTTGGAGTTTGCTGCCATTTGTCTCCGAAATGCCCTTTTCCTAGTCTCCCCAGAAATCATTCCCTCATGCTCAACTTTGCCAGGACCAACCCTACATGAGAATTCTGTACTTGGACTGAG GTGTAGCATTCTCTCCTATCTGTCATATGTGTCTCTTGGTCTGGGGGACCCCCTCTCAGCGTTATCCTATGCCACTCAGCTGCTTGCTTCTCCGACGCAGCCCAAATGCCTAGAGTTTTTAGGCCACATTTATTCAGCGGAGGCTCTTGTTCTATTGGACAGGATCCCTGAGGCTTTGCATCATCTCAATCCCGAAAATAATTTGTCTGACAACACTTTTACAATCACATCTTCTG CAGGTggtttagcctcgattccaggccgcacttcctctgaagatggatcgaggctacacagAATGTGCCTACTacggttttaa
- the LOC135344942 gene encoding CCR4-NOT transcription complex subunit 10-B-like isoform X1: MDNEIELARLAKEAFDSHRYESCLSSLNKLQEHRRSDGRVAHNRAVAQYLLSNLTLTDGFKKSLLSVNAQFDRDSENSGVEATIADKAVLYFNQALIHMRLHQYKHATFLLEQLFQVHNTLHTDSLAVEVSLLLIEVCLRTNQLEMASKYIEFLESHYFKSSNGGRGEELSGDGGVESYRSKMYLFKACLSVLTGNIKTCKKELKSLTSISGNSSAAQFLKANIEFLRGNFQKSLKVLGSTQKSPMVTESGECLTAFSLNNIGCIHYQLGKYSLAAHYLRKAIEENDAALNGFPPLDKATPLSGRPLAVLGVNCRHILLYNLGIQQLFSGAPMAAFDSLLEVVQVYHANPRLWLRLAEASVSAHTKVSHDLAAGQVMKSGSVQLVVGSGINRKLVVSPLQQTNKKGSSDTHSQSAAMPAPTLEFAAICLRNALFLVSPEIIPSCSTLPGPTLHENSVLGLRCSILSYLSYVSLGLGDPLSALSYATQLLASPTQPKCLEFLGHIYSAEALVLLDRIPEALHHLNPENNLSDNTFTITSSGHFSDTGEGYLANPRPSCSVEGLEGAFPSSTSNAKAMMLHNMATVFCLRRENDKARSAVQQAIKLCKKVPTKMILLSGYIEMSSGNTSLALDILKKCSPNPRPTSSKKSKYLMSKLLG, translated from the exons ATGGACAATGAAATTGAGCTGGCTAGATTGGCTAAAGAGGCGTTCGATAGCCACCGGTATGAAAGTTGCCTGTCCTCTCTAAACAAGCTACAGGAGCACCGCAGAAGTGATGGGCGTGTAGCTCACAATAGAGCAGTTGCACAGTACCTTTTGTCCAACCTAACTCTAACAGATGGCTTTAAAAAGTCTCTGCTGTCAGTCAATGCACAG TTTGACCGTGATAGCGAGAACAGTGGTGTGGAAGCTACCATTGCTGACAAGGCAGTGCTCTACTTCAACCAGGCGCTGATCCACATGAGGCTGCATCAGTACAAGCATGCCACATTCCTCTTAGAGCAGCTTTTCCAGGTTCACAATACCTTGCACA CGGACTCCTTGGCAGTGGAAGTAAGTCTACTGCTCATCGAGGTATGTCTCCGTACCAACCAATTGGAGATGGCTAGCAAGTACATCGAATTCCTTGAGAGCCATTACTTCAAGAGTAGCAATGGGGGACGAGGGGAGGAGCTATCTGGAGATGGTGGAGTAGAGAGTTATCGCTCCAAGATGTACCTGTTCAAGGCATGTCTCAGCGTGCTTACCGGAAACATCAAGACTTGTAAAAAAGAGCTGAAGAGTTTGACAAGTATTTCTGGGAAT AGCTCTGCTGCTCAGTTTCTGAAGGCTAACATTGAGTTTCTGAGGGGAAATTTCCAGAAATCATTAAAGGTTCTCGGCTCCACACAAAAGTCTCCCATGGTTACAGAGTCTGGAGAGTGTCTCACAGCATTCAGCTTGAACAACATTGGCTGTATCCACTATCAGTTGGGTAAATACAGCCTGGCGGCACACTACCTCAGGAAGGCCATAGAGGAGAATGATGCTGCTCTCAATGGATTCCCTCCTCTGGATAAAG CCACCCCTCTCTCTGGTCGTCCCCTTGCTGTGTTGGGGGTTAACTGTCGACACATTCTGCTGTACAACTTGGGCATCCAGCAACTGTTTAGTGGCGCCCCCATGGCTGCCTTTGACTCTCTCCTGGAGGTGGTACAGGTGTACCATGCAAATCCACGGCTCTGGCTTCGACTGGCTGAGGCCTCTGTGTctgcacacacaaaa GTGTCCCATGATTTAGCCGCAGGTCAGGTGATGAAAAGTGGTTCTGTGCAGCTGGTGGTAGGCTCTGGCATCAATCGCAAATTGGTAGTTTCTCCTCTGCAGCAGACTAACAAGAAAGGAAG CTCTGACACCCACTCCCAGTCTGCTGCGATGCCAGCTCCTACTTTGGAGTTTGCTGCCATTTGTCTCCGAAATGCCCTTTTCCTAGTCTCCCCAGAAATCATTCCCTCATGCTCAACTTTGCCAGGACCAACCCTACATGAGAATTCTGTACTTGGACTGAG GTGTAGCATTCTCTCCTATCTGTCATATGTGTCTCTTGGTCTGGGGGACCCCCTCTCAGCGTTATCCTATGCCACTCAGCTGCTTGCTTCTCCGACGCAGCCCAAATGCCTAGAGTTTTTAGGCCACATTTATTCAGCGGAGGCTCTTGTTCTATTGGACAGGATCCCTGAGGCTTTGCATCATCTCAATCCCGAAAATAATTTGTCTGACAACACTTTTACAATCACATCTTCTG GCCATTTTTCAGATACTGGAGAGGGGTATTTGGCAAACCCAAGGCCGTCGT GCTCTGTTGAGGGATTAGAAGGTGCTTTTCCCTCAAGCACCTCTAATGCCAAGGCTATGATGCTACATAACATGGCCACTGTGTTCTGTCTCAGAAGGGAGAACGACAAAGCCAGGAGTGCTGTGCAGCAG GCCATCAAATTGTGCAAGAAGGTGCCCACTAAGATGATCCTTTTGTCTGGATACATTGAAATGTCTTCTG GTAATACAAGTTTAGCCCTGGACATTCTCAAGAAATGCTCCCCGAATCCTAGACCTACATCCAGCAAGAAATCCAAATATTTGATGTCAAAATTATTAGggtga
- the LOC135344942 gene encoding CCR4-NOT transcription complex subunit 10-like isoform X2 yields MDNEIELARLAKEAFDSHRYESCLSSLNKLQEHRRSDGRVAHNRAVAQYLLSNLTLTDGFKKSLLSVNAQFDRDSENSGVEATIADKAVLYFNQALIHMRLHQYKHATFLLEQLFQVHNTLHTDSLAVEVSLLLIEVCLRTNQLEMASKYIEFLESHYFKSSNGGRGEELSGDGGVESYRSKMYLFKACLSVLTGNIKTCKKELKSLTSISGNSSAAQFLKANIEFLRGNFQKSLKVLGSTQKSPMVTESGECLTAFSLNNIGCIHYQLGKYSLAAHYLRKAIEENDAALNGFPPLDKATPLSGRPLAVLGVNCRHILLYNLGIQQLFSGAPMAAFDSLLEVVQVYHANPRLWLRLAEASVSAHTKVSHDLAAGQVMKSGSVQLVVGSGINRKLVVSPLQQTNKKGSSDTHSQSAAMPAPTLEFAAICLRNALFLVSPEIIPSCSTLPGPTLHENSVLGLRCSILSYLSYVSLGLGDPLSALSYATQLLASPTQPKCLEFLGHIYSAEALVLLDRIPEALHHLNPENNLSDNTFTITSSDTGEGYLANPRPSCSVEGLEGAFPSSTSNAKAMMLHNMATVFCLRRENDKARSAVQQAIKLCKKVPTKMILLSGYIEMSSGNTSLALDILKKCSPNPRPTSSKKSKYLMSKLLG; encoded by the exons ATGGACAATGAAATTGAGCTGGCTAGATTGGCTAAAGAGGCGTTCGATAGCCACCGGTATGAAAGTTGCCTGTCCTCTCTAAACAAGCTACAGGAGCACCGCAGAAGTGATGGGCGTGTAGCTCACAATAGAGCAGTTGCACAGTACCTTTTGTCCAACCTAACTCTAACAGATGGCTTTAAAAAGTCTCTGCTGTCAGTCAATGCACAG TTTGACCGTGATAGCGAGAACAGTGGTGTGGAAGCTACCATTGCTGACAAGGCAGTGCTCTACTTCAACCAGGCGCTGATCCACATGAGGCTGCATCAGTACAAGCATGCCACATTCCTCTTAGAGCAGCTTTTCCAGGTTCACAATACCTTGCACA CGGACTCCTTGGCAGTGGAAGTAAGTCTACTGCTCATCGAGGTATGTCTCCGTACCAACCAATTGGAGATGGCTAGCAAGTACATCGAATTCCTTGAGAGCCATTACTTCAAGAGTAGCAATGGGGGACGAGGGGAGGAGCTATCTGGAGATGGTGGAGTAGAGAGTTATCGCTCCAAGATGTACCTGTTCAAGGCATGTCTCAGCGTGCTTACCGGAAACATCAAGACTTGTAAAAAAGAGCTGAAGAGTTTGACAAGTATTTCTGGGAAT AGCTCTGCTGCTCAGTTTCTGAAGGCTAACATTGAGTTTCTGAGGGGAAATTTCCAGAAATCATTAAAGGTTCTCGGCTCCACACAAAAGTCTCCCATGGTTACAGAGTCTGGAGAGTGTCTCACAGCATTCAGCTTGAACAACATTGGCTGTATCCACTATCAGTTGGGTAAATACAGCCTGGCGGCACACTACCTCAGGAAGGCCATAGAGGAGAATGATGCTGCTCTCAATGGATTCCCTCCTCTGGATAAAG CCACCCCTCTCTCTGGTCGTCCCCTTGCTGTGTTGGGGGTTAACTGTCGACACATTCTGCTGTACAACTTGGGCATCCAGCAACTGTTTAGTGGCGCCCCCATGGCTGCCTTTGACTCTCTCCTGGAGGTGGTACAGGTGTACCATGCAAATCCACGGCTCTGGCTTCGACTGGCTGAGGCCTCTGTGTctgcacacacaaaa GTGTCCCATGATTTAGCCGCAGGTCAGGTGATGAAAAGTGGTTCTGTGCAGCTGGTGGTAGGCTCTGGCATCAATCGCAAATTGGTAGTTTCTCCTCTGCAGCAGACTAACAAGAAAGGAAG CTCTGACACCCACTCCCAGTCTGCTGCGATGCCAGCTCCTACTTTGGAGTTTGCTGCCATTTGTCTCCGAAATGCCCTTTTCCTAGTCTCCCCAGAAATCATTCCCTCATGCTCAACTTTGCCAGGACCAACCCTACATGAGAATTCTGTACTTGGACTGAG GTGTAGCATTCTCTCCTATCTGTCATATGTGTCTCTTGGTCTGGGGGACCCCCTCTCAGCGTTATCCTATGCCACTCAGCTGCTTGCTTCTCCGACGCAGCCCAAATGCCTAGAGTTTTTAGGCCACATTTATTCAGCGGAGGCTCTTGTTCTATTGGACAGGATCCCTGAGGCTTTGCATCATCTCAATCCCGAAAATAATTTGTCTGACAACACTTTTACAATCACATCTTCTG ATACTGGAGAGGGGTATTTGGCAAACCCAAGGCCGTCGT GCTCTGTTGAGGGATTAGAAGGTGCTTTTCCCTCAAGCACCTCTAATGCCAAGGCTATGATGCTACATAACATGGCCACTGTGTTCTGTCTCAGAAGGGAGAACGACAAAGCCAGGAGTGCTGTGCAGCAG GCCATCAAATTGTGCAAGAAGGTGCCCACTAAGATGATCCTTTTGTCTGGATACATTGAAATGTCTTCTG GTAATACAAGTTTAGCCCTGGACATTCTCAAGAAATGCTCCCCGAATCCTAGACCTACATCCAGCAAGAAATCCAAATATTTGATGTCAAAATTATTAGggtga